The Sneathia sanguinegens genome segment TATATCAAGATTAATACAAATTTCTAATGAAAATATTGAATTAAAAGAAAAGATAAAAAAAGAATTAAATAGTAAAAATATAGCATATAATAAAAATAAGATAGATGAAATATATAATATTTATAATAAAAATGGATCAACTATTCGCTTGAATGAAAAATATATTTGGTGTAAAACATATAATTATTATGGTATTCGAGAAATAAGTGAAACTAAAGAATTTTTGTATAATATTAAGCTAAATGAAGAAATAGAAATAAATGGATATACTATATTGTTGTGCACTTATAAAAAATATTTTGAACTTGAAAAAAAAGGATATAATTTATATAATGTAAAGAGTGCAAATAATATACAAATTAGAAATAAAAGAGAGGGTGATAAATTAGATAATACTAAATTAAAAAAGATTTTTATAAATTTAAAAATTGATAGATATGAAAGAAATTTATTACCAATAATTTTAGTTGATAATACTATTATTCTTTTAGCAAATTTAAAAAAATCAAAAAATATAAACGAATATTATGAACAAAACACAAACTATATTGCTATTAAGAAGGGAGAATAGATGTTAAAATTTTATGAAAATCCAGAAAATCAAGATGATAAAAAAGATAATAATGACGATGATTTTGACTTTAAAAAAGGTGTTGAAGAATTAAGAGAAAAAAGAGGAAAGAAAAGACCGCCATTAGGAAGTCCAATATTTTTTCTTTTGATTATAATGGTAATTTTTTCAATATACTATTTTACAAAAAATCCATTTAAGACAGATGTACAAGAAGTATCATATACTGAATTTGTTAATAGAATAAAAACAAAAGATATAAAACAAATAATCGAAAAAGATGATAGATTATATGGTAAAATTAAAGGTTCAAAAAT includes the following:
- the tilS gene encoding tRNA lysidine(34) synthetase TilS — its product is MSKILIAFSGGPDSVFLYYFLKKRGHELALCYVNHNVRLDVENDIKFINEFSKKEGVPLYIKEIKLEKFNEDIARKKRYEELEECLKDINYDYIATGHNKNDNVETLIFRLLRGTGFDGLKGIPRKRGKIIRPILDISKEEILNYLNNNKIKYLIDYTNLENNYSRNKIRNLIFPIFKGINENFLDNISRLIQISNENIELKEKIKKELNSKNIAYNKNKIDEIYNIYNKNGSTIRLNEKYIWCKTYNYYGIREISETKEFLYNIKLNEEIEINGYTILLCTYKKYFELEKKGYNLYNVKSANNIQIRNKREGDKLDNTKLKKIFINLKIDRYERNLLPIILVDNTIILLANLKKSKNINEYYEQNTNYIAIKKGE